In one window of Temnothorax longispinosus isolate EJ_2023e chromosome 11, Tlon_JGU_v1, whole genome shotgun sequence DNA:
- the Ziz gene encoding dedicator of cytokinesis protein 9 isoform X7 encodes MRPDAAGAATAASADGGTEPRPDRRRTTALARMSERKFTRGLGKPGMAAQLRETVSQVVRESTVQSKPHLVEPIDFENFVLKNKTLLQNDPQRELLLYPQDDISQVVLPRRYRSVVPTAQHITECEEGEENLLTKECLSSYTSNWNLVHYKYAAYSGAYLELPRISKADDLKDEVYEIDTEVDQVDEDLTKNDGITKEGYLMKGPEIGSADRMFAHIGSKSFKRRFCHLRQEVDGTYILEFFKDERKGEAKLTIVMDFCTEVVRNSKRGRFCFELRMSDTHKSYTLAADNEADMQDWLLKLSSVLQHYKQQEEKRAASLERTCNTPPPSPQPMQVYGTLKGLEQSMNPQLIKYSRETDTSIALARRENRKRLFSVYPYIPHAKTAVGQSADNVDPYKEQFGHRILVKCESLKFRLQAPIDEKESLCQVEPYHTVLSLFDARTGRKLTENFHFDINHEIVRNMTRELSPAGITTETEDITLPGELKNIPLDWIKYPKQAIFNISNPHPDIFLVVRIDKLLQGNIYQTSEPYLRATKDPRLGLKVHKQVRACCQRLGNYRMPFAWAARPLFRLYSNELDTSSDFPAIYRQEGHKIKDEELLKLLSEYRKPEKLSKLTVIPGWLKIKIEPITDIPENTLSTCLAPLKPFPIPPTAEPTIEVAEFESTSERDVHPYTTYVNHLYVYPQTLNFDSQKMFTRARNIACIMELRDDDGENVKPLRAIYGRPGSPLLCLRASCAVLHHSAVPSWYEEIKIKLPTKLHAKHHILFSFYHISCDMNKKKENGVENCVGYAWAPLLHKGRLNVDIESNIQVLPVATHLPSGYLSIQPLGLGKGNAGPDITWIDSQRPIFTVSFQLISTVFTRDLHLHNLFVHAERILDTKPSASPSDSETCKILKAAHAVQLVTVITFLPTILNQLFVLLTCNTSQEVGLYVIRVLIHFINMVHEAGRKEILQAYIKFVFVLPPLRNGNVAVHEQLAKHLPTLLQPSNTDFLVVNKFMHHSSFFFEIMIKSMAQYLLSTGRIKMHRNERFSKDYHEKIKMLLDVIMPYLMTKYREMPVETHELNKSLAQFLKRCLTFMDRGFVFRLINSYLDNFSPGDQRTLHDFKFTFLQIICSHEHYVSFNLPMMQSRLASRDLMNEYCLTEEFCKHHFLAGLLMQEVRTSLNEIVQIRKVAIGTLRDLMAKHELDDRYQNKGQLSRIASIYIPWLGIVLENLHRLQSVEENEIKIEIKQNGTNRVSTSSSFLTVKDTVASSTTAGTPKSIHRLTLHLDTQSPIRSSMHLRDSTYFAAIAGQGLVNGYSCTSVESDTSTVSGASQSNISQETAIVRELPENGTGERNRHSRTLSVTQSSPRCDKLQPSEVKDILLCFLFIVKYLGDHQVIAWWQQCNDTEILNFFTVIEMSLHHFQYIGKRQIAANAASNIGKPRTVKAMTLPARMAPPDFTTESPATSTLQPHNTVTRENLVENDCGKVYQALLEANMATEVGLIALDCLGLFCIHFKDVLLANEGDNAVMQKFFNIYLSFLQVGQSETLLRHVFAGLRAFLNNYSVALFQGNAVLCGRLCYELLRCCNSKLSSIRQESCALLYLLMRSNFEFTSRKGLTRVHLQVIISVSQMLGNVIGLNNSRFQESLSLINSYASSDKVMKGTGFPVEVKDLNKRIRTVLMATAQMREHNNDPEMLVDLQHSLANSYASTPELRHTWLETMARNHARDGNFSEVACCQLHIAALMAEYLKLRKIHPWGAEAFDQISVNISKDERNLKLDAGIQDIHYNESLLLEQLEICADTLEKAERFELLGHLYRLIVPIYEKKRNYEALANCYSHLAQACNKIVEVTRTGKRLLGRFYRVAFFGMAYFEEENGQEYIYKEPKVTSLSEISERLLHLYSEKFGSENVKIIMDSVPVDVSELDPKIAYIQVTHVTPYFEKTELEVRQTEFEQNHNISCFMFETPFTKEGKARGSPEDQWKRRTILTTQYAFPYVKKRIGIAEKRIVELSPIEVALDEMRQRVQELEDVALIGPTDVKKLQLRLQGSICVTVNAGPLAYASAFLDPALSPQYPDDKVEELKDVFREFVKICYTALQINSKLITPDQHEYQEVLRENYQKLCQSLSSLFGEPIWPDEQVGSFKRNSAALFSAISGANNHTSTA; translated from the exons ATGCGACCTGacgcggccggcgcggcgacggcggcatCAGCAGACGGCGGTACCGAGCCGAGGCCCGATCGGCGTCGCACGACGGCGTTGGCCAGGATGAGCGAGAGGAAGTTCACGCGCGGCCTGGGGAAGCCCGGCATGGCGGCACAGCTGCGGGAGACCGTGTCCCAGGTCGTCCGCGAGAGCACGGTACAG AGTAAGCCGCACTTGGTCGAGCCCATTGACTTTGAGAATTTTGTGCTAAAGAATAAGACGCTGTTGCAAAATGACCCTCAGCGAGAGCTGCTGCTGTACCCCCAGGATGATATTTCT CAAGTGGTTCTGCCAAGGAGATATCGCAGTGTGGTACCGACGGCGCAACATATTACAGAATGTGAGGAAGGAGAGGAGAATCTCCTAACGAAGGAGTGTCTATCCAGTTATACATCCAATTGGAATCTTGTACATTACAAGTACGCGGCATATAGTGGAGCTTATCTCGAGTTGCCAAG AATATCGAAAGCGGACGATCTAAAGGACGAGGTGTATGAAATCGATACCGAGGTAGACCAGGTAGACGAG GATTTAACGAAGAATGACGGTATAACGAAGGAAGGTTACTTGATGAAAGGTCCTGAGATTGGTAGTGCGGATAGAATGTTTGCTCATATCGGCTCGAAATCGTTCAAAAGACGTTTCTGCCATCTCAGACAGGAGGTTGACGGCACTTATATACTCGAGTTTTTTAAAGACGAGAGGAAGGGCGAGGCGAAATTGACAATAGTGATGGACTTTTGCACTGAAGTTGTTAGAAATTCGAAGCGTGGGAGATTCTGCTTTGAACTACGGATGAGTGACACTCACAAGTCTTATACTTTGGCTGCCGATAACGAGGCTGATATGCAAGATTGGTTATTGAAACTCAGTTCCGTCTTGCAACATTACAAACAGCAGGAAGAAAAGCGCGCTGCATCGCTAGAAAGAACCTGTAATACACCTCCGCCATCGCCGCAACCTATGCAG GTTTATGGCACACTGAAAGGTCTCGAGCAGAGTATGAATCCgcaactaataaaatattctagaGAGACTGATACCAGCATCGCTTTAGCGAGGAGAGAGAACAGAAAAAGACTGTTCAGCGTGTATCCTTACATACCCCATGCCAAAACAGCTGTAGGACAATCTGCCGATAACGTGGACCCTTATAAGGAGCAATTTGGCCACAGGATCCTCGTCAAGTGCGAAAGTCTTAAATTTAGACTACAAGCACCTATCGACGAAAAAGAATCTCTCTGTCAAGTGGAACCTTATCATACAGTGTTGAGCCTTTTCGACGCGAGGACTGGCAGAAAACTTACAGAGAATTTTCATTTCGATATTAATCATGAAATAGTGCGAAATATGACGAGAGAACTTAGTCCTGCAGGAATTACAACAGAAACAGAGGATATTACTCTTCCTGGGGAATTGAAGAACATTCCTTTGGACTGGATCAAATATCCGAAACAA GCTATATTCAACATTAGTAATCCTCACCCAGACATATTCCTCGTCGTAAGGATAGACAAGTTACTCCAGGGAAACATATATCAGACCTCAGAGCCATATTTGAGAGCTACTAAGGATCCAAGATTGGGCTTGAAGGTGCACAAACAAGTCCGAGCATGTTGTCAAag actAGGAAATTATAGAATGCCATTTGCATGGGCTGCAAGACCACTATTTAGATTGTATAGCAACGAACTGGATACATCCTCGGATTTCCCAGCAATATACAGGCAGGAGGGtcacaaaataaaagatgagGAGCTGCTAAAACTTCTTTCTGAGTACAGAAA GCCTGAGAAGCTTAGCAAATTGACTGTGATACCTGGTTggctgaaaattaaaatagagcCTATTACGGACATTCCTGAAA ATACATTGTCGACTTGCCTGGCACCGTTAAAGCCATTTCCGATCCCACCAACGGCGGAGCCGACGATCGAGGTCGCCGAATTCGAGAGCACTTCCGAGAGGGATGTGCATCCGTACACGACGTATGTCAATCATCTGTACGTGTATCCGCAGACACTCAATTTCGACagtcaaaaaatgtttacccGAGCTAGGAACATAGCGTGCATCATGGAActccgcgacgacgacggcgaaaACGTCAAGCCTTTACGA GCGATTTATGGGAGACCGGGTTCGCCGTTACTATGCTTACGAGCGTCGTGTGCCGTGTTACATCACAGCGCAGTACCTTCTTGGTATGAAGAAATCAAGATTAAGCTACCCACGAAATTGCACGCAAAACACCATATACTATTCTCCTTTTATCACATAAGTTGCGATAtgaacaaaaagaaagagaacggCGTTGAAAACTGTGTCGGCTATGCATGGGCGCCTTTGCTGCATAAAGGAAG ACTGAACGTGGATATAGAATCGAATATCCAGGTATTGCCTGTAGCGACGCATTTACCGTCGGGATATCTATCCATACAACCCCTTGGACTAGGGAAAGGG AACGCAGGGCCGGATATCACTTGGATTGATTCCCAACGACCAATCTTCACGGTATCTTTCCAATTAATTTCGACGGTATTCACGCGGGACCTTCATCTGCACAATCTGTTCGTCCACGCTGAACGCATCTTGGACACAAAGCCCTCGGCGTCGCCCTCGGATTCGGAAACGTGCAAAATCCTTAAGGCTGCACACGCGGTTCAACTAGTCACCGTTATCACGTTTCTCCCAACTATATTGAATCAACTGTTCGTGTTGTTGACGTGCAATACCAGCCAAGAAGTCGGATTATACGTGATCAGGgtcttaatacattttataaacatgGTGCATGAAGCCGGGCGTAAGGAAATTCTACAAGCGTACATCAAG TTCGTGTTTGTACTGCCTCCTCTCCGAAATGGTAACGTCGCGGTTCACGAGCAACTGGCGAAGCATTTGCCAACTTTGTTACAACCGAGCAATACCGATTTTCTAGTTGTGAACAAATTCATGCATCACTCGAGCttctttttcgaaataatgatCAAGAGTATGGCGCAATATCTACTGAGTACTGGGAGGATAAAG ATGCATAGAAACGAGCGATTCTCAAAAGATTATCACGAGAAGATCAAGATGTTATTAGACGTGATTATGCCATACTTAATGACCAAGTACAGAGAAATGCCAGTAGAGACACACGAATTGAACAAGAGTCTCGCACAATTTTTAAAG CGATGTCTCACATTCATGGACCGTGGCTTCGTGTTTCGTCTCATCAATTCCTACCTGGACAACTTTTCGCCTGGCGACCAACGCACGCTACACGATTTCAAGTTTACTTTTCTGCAAATCATCTGCTCTCACGAGCACTATGTATCCTTCAACTTGCCGATGATGCAGTCGCGTCTTGCTTCCAGAG ATTTAATGAACGAGTATTGTCTCACGGAGGAATTTTGTAAGCACCACTTCCTGGCTGGTCTTCTGATGCAAGAAGTTAGGACTTCCCTCAACGAAATCGTGCAGATCCGTAAGGTCGCCATTGGTACTTTACGGGATTTAATGGCGAAACACGAGTTAGATGATAGATATCAAAATAAG GGTCAACTGAGCAGAATAGCATCGATTTACATACCATGGCTTGGCATTGTATTGGAGAATTTGCATCGACTGCAGTCGGTAGAGGAGAATGAGATCAAGATAGAGATCAAACAGAATGGCACTAACAGAGTGTCGACCAGCAGTTCGTTTCTGACAGTGAAGGATACCGTTGCCAGTTCCACTACCGCGGGTACACCAAAATCCATTCACAG ACTGACTCTTCACCTGGACACTCAATCGCCTATAAGATCGTCTATGCATCTGCGAGATTCTACCTACTTTGCCGCTATCGCGGGTCAAGGGTTGGTAAATGGATATTCTTGCACTAGCGTTGAGTCTGATACATCGACGGTGTCCGGTGCGTCACAGTCTAACATTTCCCAAGAGACCGCCATCGTCAGAGAATTGCCGGAAAACGGAACGGGCGAGAGAAACAGACATTCGCGTACTTTGAGTGTGACGCAATCGTCGCCCAGGTGCGATAAATTGCAGCCCTCGGAAGTGAAAGATATACTACTTTGTTTCCTATTCATTGTCAAGTATCTAGGTGATCATCAGGTGATCGCCTGGTGGCAACAGTGCAACGATACGGAAATACTGAACTTCTTCACAGTAATCGA GATGAGCTTACATCATTTCCAGTATATCGGTAAGAGACAAATAGCCGCGAATGCTGCGAGTAATATTGGAAAGCCCCGCACTGTCAAAGCAATGACTTTACCCGCCAGAATGGCACCGCCAGACTTTACCACTGAAAGTCCCGCTACCAGCACGTTGCAACCTCACAATACAGTTACTAGAGAGAATCTGGTTGAAAATGATTGCGGCAAAGTATATCAAGCTTTACTGGAGGCAAATATGGCAACGGAAGTTGGGCTAATTGCGTTGGATTGCTTGGGTCTCTTCTGTATTCATTTTAAA GATGTTCTCTTGGCAAATGAAGGCGACAACGCAGTCATGCAAaagtttttcaatatttatttgtcgtTTCTTCAAGTCGGTCAGTCCGAAACTTTATTACGTCACGTTTTCGCTGGACTCCGAgcttttttgaataattattccgtCGCGCTTTTCCAAg gCAATGCTGTGCTTTGCGGACGTTTGTGTTATGAGCTGCTGCGTTGCTGTAACAGCAAGTTGAGTTCCATAAGGCAGGAGTCCTGCGCTTTGCTGTATTTGCTCATGCGAAGTAATTTTGAGTTTACTAGTAGGAAAGGATTGACTAGAGTACATTTGCAG GTGATAATTTCAGTGTCCCAAATGTTGGGCAATGTAATCGGTCTGAACAATTCACGATTTCAAGAATCGTTGTCGTTAATCAACAGTTACGCCTCTTCTGATAAAGTTATGAAGGGCACAGGTTTCCCAGTTGAAGTGAAGGACCTCAATAAAAGAATACGAACGGTTTTAATGGCAACCGCGCAAATGCGGGAGCATAATAACGATCCTGAGATGCTGGTCGATTTGCAACATAGTTTGGCTAACTCTTACGCCAGCACGCCCGAATTGAGGCATACCTGGCTGGAAACGATGGCTAGGAACCACGCTAGAGATGGAAATTTTTCCGAG GTTGCTTGTTGTCAACTACATATCGCGGCATTAATGgctgaatatttaaaattgcggAAAATTCATCCGTGGGGCGCAGAAGCTTTCGATCAAATATCTGTGAACATATCGAAGGACGAGCGTAATCTCAAACTTGATGCTG GCATTCAAGATATTCACTATAACGAAAGTTTACTTCTTGAGCAATTGGAAATTTGTGCCGACACATTGGAGAAGGCCGAGCGCTTCGAATTGCTTGGGCACTTATATCGTTTAATAGTTCCTATATatgaaaagaagagaaattaCGAAGCTTTGGCTAATTGTTACTCGCATTTGGCGCAAGcctgtaataaaattgtggAGGTAACACGGACTGGAAAGAGATTGCTTGGGAGGTTTTACAGAGTGGCATTCTTTGGCATG GCGTACTTTGAGGAAGAGAATGGTCAAGAATACATTTATAAGGAGCCAAAAGTGACATCGTTATCTGAAATATCGGAAcgtttattgcatttatatagCGAAAAGTTCGGATCTGAGAACGTTAAGATAATAATGGATTCTGTACCAGTCGACGTAAGCGAATTAGATCCCAAGATAGCGTACATTCAGGTAACGCATGTCACACCCTACTTTGAGAAGACGGAGTTGGAAGTGCGACAAACTGAGTTCGAGCAGAATCACAACATATCTTGCTTCATGTTTGAGACGCCATTTACTAAGGAGGGCAAGGCAAGAGGCAGTCCGGAGGATCAATGGAAACGTAGAACTATTCTCACAA CGCAATATGCTTTTCCGTATGTGAAGAAGCGCATCGGGATTGCCGAGAAACGGATAGTGGAGCTCAGCCCTATCGAGGTCGCTTTGGATGAGATGAGGCAACGCGTTCAGGAATTGGAGGATGTGGCTTTGATCGGACCGACGGATGTGAAGAAACTGCAGTTACGTCTCCAAGGTAGCATTTGCGTAACGGTAAATGCCGGTCCTTTAGCCTATGCCTCCGCATTTCTGGATCCTGCGCTGTCTCCACAATACCCCGATGACAAAGTAGAAGAATTGAAGGATGTCTTTAG GGAATTTGTCAAGATATGTTATACAGCATTACAAATTAATAGCAAACTGATCACGCCCGACCAACACGAATATCAAGAAGTGTTACGTGAGAATTACCAAAAACTGTGCCAGAGTTTGTCGTCCTTGTTCGGGGAACCAATATGGCCGGACGAGCAAGTAGGAAGTTTCAAACGCAATAGCGCTGCTCTGTTCAGCGCTATCAGCGGTGCTAACAATCATACCAGTACAGCCTAA